A genomic stretch from Helianthus annuus cultivar XRQ/B chromosome 1, HanXRQr2.0-SUNRISE, whole genome shotgun sequence includes:
- the LOC110866268 gene encoding transcription factor MYBC1 gives MKEDDSNWFSKWEDELPSQEDLMPLSQTLITPDLAIAFDIRTPNSHTPTPLNNHLHLPPISTPSSGEFDSSELGASGDEPARTLKRPRLVWTPQLHKRFVDAVAHLGIKNAVPKTIMQLMSVDGLTRENVASHLQKYRLYLKRMQGLSPGAGSGGDPATDHLFASSPVPAHFLHQGRPNSDHFLPYVPVAALQHPQQMAAVAGHLQPRYGQIGHFGSPRNGQFEHPLLSRQNQQVVHRVGAPVHNSVDDLESANGRKVLTLFPTGDD, from the coding sequence ATGAAAGAAGATGACTCCAATTGGTTCTCAAAATGGGAAGATGAGCTACCATCACAAGAAGACCTTATGCCCTTATCTCAAACCCTAATCACCCCTGATCTAGCTATAGCTTTTGACATTAGAACCCCAAATTCCCACACCCCAACTCCACTTAACAACCACCTACATCTGCCGCCGATTTCTACCCCCAGTTCAGGGGAATTCGATTCCTCGGAACTCGGGGCGAGCGGCGACGAACCGGCGCGGACGCTGAAACGTCCGCGCCTTGTGTGGACCCCGCAGCTCCACAAGAGGTTTGTGGACGCGGTGGCCCACTTAGGGATAAAGAACGCCGTACCTAAAACGATAATGCAGCTCATGAGTGTAGACGGGTTGACTCGCGAGAATGTCGCGAGTCATCTTCAGAAGTACAGGCTTTATTTGAAACGTATGCAGGGTCTTTCGCCTGGAGCCGGGTCTGGTGGAGATCCGGCTACGGATCATTTGTTTGCGAGTTCTCCGGTCCCGGCTCATTTTCTCCATCAGGGTCGGCCGAATTCGGATCATTTTTTGCCGTATGTTCCGGTGGCTGCACTGCAGCATCCGCAGCAGATGGCTGCGGTGGCTGGGCATTTGCAGCCGCGGTATGGGCAAATTGGTCATTTTGGGTCTCCGCGAAACGGGCAGTTTGAGCACCCTTTATTGAGTAGACAAAATCAGCAAGTGGTTCATAGGGTAGGGGCACCGGTTCATAATTCTGTGGATGATCTTGAATCAGCAAATGGTAGAAAGGTTCTAACTTTGTTTCCAACAGGAGATGACTGA
- the LOC110888158 gene encoding uncharacterized protein LOC110888158: MEPDEPYHLAWERFQTLLSRCSQHGLSDWALVENFYNGLTPECKARFDTFAGGHLMGKKTVAECNDLFESFAHADIDHSATSRNSTPMTTSSSSRGVNQVVSDSKLGEVSNISLSGGCSAVVLNKVPEKLTDPGLFTIPCLFGSDTECRALADLGAGINLMPYSMYERLGLGELSPTRMSLSLADRSVKYPRGIIENLLVKVDKFVFPINFVVLDMEADEKVPIILGRPFLCTVKAIIDVFDGKITLQVVEGKLDEVVAKVEEVVSESEEVEETEWVPEVLELSEVKSEFESTPLEKPAPLELKILPSHLEYAFLGEGSDFPVIISSKLEEGEKGRLLEVLRENKEAIAWRISDIKGISPAYCTHRILMEDDYKPMVQPQWRLNPNMQEVVKKEVLSC; this comes from the exons ATGGAACCTGACGAACCATATCACTTAGCTTGGGAGAGGTTTCAAACTTTACTCTCGCGTTGTTCCCAACATGGGCTTTCGGATTGGGCTTTAGTAGAAAATTTTTACAATGGTCTCACCCCTGAGTGTaaggcccgattcgacacatTTGCAGGAGGCCATCTTatgggaaagaaaactgtggcCGAATGCAATGAtctctttgagagcttcgctcatgctgatatagatcatagtgctaccAGCAGGAATTCCACTCCTATGACTACTTCCTCATCTTCTCGAGGAGTAAACCAAGTCGTTTCTGACTCAAA gttaggagaggtttctaacatTTCCCTTAGTGGAGGGTGTTCCGCCGTAGTCTTGAACAAGGTCCCGGAGaaattgacggatccgggcctttttacCATTCCATGCTTGTTCgggagtgataccgagtgtagggccctagccgatTTAGGAGCGGGTATAAACCTCATGCCATATTCCATGTATGAGAggttaggtctaggagagttATCCCCTACACGTATGTCTTTGTCTCTAGCCGATAGATCAGTGAAGTATCCACGTGGTATAATCGAAAACCTTCTAGTTAAAGTGGATAAATTCGTCTTTCCCATAAACTTTgtcgttcttgatatggaagccgaTGAGAAGGTTCCTATCATTCTAGGACGCCCATTCTTGTGTACCGTCAAGGCTATCATCGATGTCTTTGACGGTAAAATCACACTCCAAGTCG TGGAGGGAAAGTTAGATGAGGTAGTTGCGAAGGTAGAGGAGGTTGTGAGTGAGAGTGAGGAAGTAGAAGAGACCGAGTGGGTCCCCGAAGTGCTAGAGTTGAGTGAGGTAAAAAGTGAGTTTGAGAGTACACCCTTAGAGAAACCCGCCCCACTAGAACTTAAGATTCTCCCATCCCACTTAGAGTATGCTTTCTTAGGTGAGGGGTCCGATTTTCCCGtcattatttcgtctaagttagagGAGGGAGAGAAGGGTAGGTTGTTAGAAGTGTTGAGAGAGAATAAGGAAGCCATTGCATGGCGAAtttcggatatcaagggcataagcCCCGCCTATTGTACCCACCGGATACTCATGGAAGATGACTATAAGCCGATGGTGCAACCTCAATGGCGCCTAAATCCGAACATGCAAGAGGTCGTTAAGAAGGAAGTGCTTAGTTGTTAG
- the LOC110888100 gene encoding putative nuclease HARBI1 produces MSARTTRECLYRFCHNVVKLYSKKYLRKPNAYDVQQLYQAHEARHGFPGMLGSIDCMHWGWHNCPTAWRGQYTRGDHGYPTVILEAVASQDLWIWHSFFGLPGSLNDLNVLYQSAIFTDVVNGTGPDTRFTVSGVEYRRGYYLADGIYPSWSTIVKTIPYPEDEKRKKFAKRQEAARKDIERAFGVLQKKWAIVAQPARAFTPKRLRLCMYACILLHNMIIEDEGRAICEYDENAAWGNTVPVDPPQQDLNSFSLTNDFTHANLQQDLVEHIWNNVNMVDGDGAEDEDEDE; encoded by the coding sequence ATGTCGGCAAGAACTACGCGGGAATGTTTGTATCGGTTTTGCCATAATGTGGTGAAACTGTATAGCAAAAAATATTTGCGGAAACCAAACGCGTATGATGTTCAACAGTTGTACCAAGCTCATGAAGCAAGGCACGGGTTTCCGGGAATGCTTGGTAGCATTGATTGTATGCATTGGGGGTGGCATAATTGCCCGACTGCGTGGCGCGGCCAATATACGCGAGGTGATCACGGATATCCAACCGTGATACTTGAAGCTGTGGCATCACAGGATTTGTGGATATGGCATTCTTTCTTTGGTCTCCCTGGTTCACTCAACGACCTCAACGTGTTATACCAATCGGCCATCTTTACCGATGTCGTTAATGGAACGGGACCGGACACACGTTTTACAGTTTCTGGGGTTGAGTATAGACGTGGGTATTATCTTGCTGACGGGATATATCCGTCTTGGTCTACAATTGTGAAGACTATTCCATATCCCGAGGACGAAAAACGGAAAAAATTTGCCAAGCGTCAAGAAGCTGCAAGAAAAGACATCGAACGTGCTTTTGGTGTCTTACAAAAAAAATGGGCCATCGTTGCACAACCGGCACGTGCGTTCACCCCAAAAAGGCTGCGTCTTTGTATGTACGCTTGCATTTTGCTTCATAACATGATTATTGAAGACGAAGGTCGGGCGATTTGTGAGTATGATGAGAATGCAGCTTGGGGGAACACTGTCCCGGTTGATCCCCCACaacaggatttaaactcgttcTCGCTAACAAACGATTTCACGCATGCAAACCTTCAACAAGATTTGGTAGAACATATTTGGAACAACGTTAACATGGTGGACGGTGACGGAGCCGAAGACGAAGACGAAGACGAGTAG
- the LOC110888287 gene encoding uncharacterized protein LOC110888287 — protein sequence MIVYGKACHLPVELEHRALWALKTVSLDLTEAARRRFFQIHELEALRDAAYERSWSIKEKTKALHDRRLRGLKEFKVGDIVLLFNSRLKLIAGKLKSRWTGPYVVKEVFPYDTVELYDEADKGVWKVNGHRLKHYLGDPIDTTEEEEIPLEDPPTFTEQ from the coding sequence ATGATTGTGTATGGCAAAGCGTGCCATCTTCCGGTGGAGTTAGAACATAGAGCTTTATGGGCATTGAAAACTGTTAGCCTCGACCTTACCGAAGCCGCAAGAAGGAGGTTCTTCCAAATCCATGAATTGGAGGCTTTAAGGGATGCCGCCTATGAACGATCTTGGAGTATCAAGGAAAAGACTAAGGCATTGCATGATAGGAGGTTGCGAGGGTTGAAGGAATTTAAGGTAGGTGATATAGTGCTTTTATTCAATTCAAGATTGAAATTAATAGCGGGGAAGTTGAAATCGAGATGGACCGGACCGTATGTGGTAAAGGAGGTGTTTCCATACGATACCGTCGAGTTATATGACGAAGCCGATAAAGGTGTGTGGAAGGTAAATGGTCATCGATTGAAACACTACTTGGGAGATCCCATTGATACGACCGAGGAGGAAGAAATTCCTCTAGAGGACCCACCCACCTTCACCGAACAATGA